A window of Kribbella sp. NBC_00382 genomic DNA:
CACATGCAGGCACTTCACCCGAGTCGGCATCCCACCCGCGCTGATTCCGTCCACCTCAGGCACGTCACCCAGCAACGCGCGCCGCCGCAGATAATCCTCATGCGCCAATCGATACCGACCAGCCAGCTCCTCGTCCAAAGCCAGCCGGTCCGTCATCTCCTTCATCACGCCCTCCGCCTCCAACCGCCCGATCGCCGAGGCGAGTCGCGGGCAGGTGACGTAGTACGTGGTCGGGAACGGCGTCCCGTCGGGCAGCCGCGGCTCGGTCTCGACCACATCGGGCAGCCCGCAACCGCAGCGATGCGCGATCGAACGGATCCCGCGGGCGGGGCGGCCGAGTTGCTCGCTGACGGCCGTAACGTCCTCGGGTGTAACGCTCACCTGCTGCCTTTCGGTGGTGCGGTCAGTACCGGCTTGGGGGTCGGCTTCGGCGTGGCCGGTTTGGCCGGCGCGGGCGGATTGCCGGCACCCTCGACGCTCCCCCACAGCTTCGTGTACCAGGTCGGCTTCTGCGGATCCGCGTGCGGATCGGCCGGTCCGGCCGGCTCGGGCGGGGCGCCGACGGGCTTGCCGTCCGCTCCGATCACCCGGTACCCGACCTCGCCCGGCATCACCCAGCCGAGCCGTTGCCGGGCCTGCGCCTTGACGTAGGCGTCGTCGTTCCAGCGCTCGACCTCGTCGCCCAGCTGGTCCACCCGCGTCTCGCGGTCCTTGATCTCCTGCTGCAACGAGCTGATCTGCTGGTGCTGGTCGAACCAGACCCGCAGGCTCTGCGCGTACGAGACGATCAGCGCACCGAGCACGAGCAGCACGACGGCTGCCCGGCCGGTGAGGTTGCGCGAACCCCTGGTGCGAGGCGTGCCCGCGCCAGGGGTTCCCGTCGTACGACGTTTCGGCGGCTGGTTGCCGTCCCTTCGGGCAGGCGGGCGCGACTGGCTACGACTCGTCGGTCGCGAGCCTGGGCGCGCACCTGGATCCCGGCGGGAGGACATCTGCCAAGCCTACGTCGGTCAGCCCTTGAATCGCGGGAAGGCCGAGCGACCGGCGTACCGGGCCGCGTCGTCGAGCTCTTCCTCGATCCGGAGCAGCTGGTTGTACTTCGCCGTACGGTCGGACCGGGCCGGCGCGCCGGACTTGATCTGGCCGCAGTTGGTCGCCACCGCGAGGTCGGCGATCGTGGTGTCCTCGGTCTCGCCGGACCGGTGGCTCATCATGCAGGCGAAGCCGTTGCGGTGGGCGAGGTCGACGGCGTCCAGCGTCTCGGTCAGCGAGCCGATCTGGTTCACCTTGACCAGCAGGGCGTTGGCCGCCTTCTCGTCGATACCGCGCTGCAGCCGCTCGACCTGGGTGACGAACAGGTCGTCGCCGACCACCTGGATCTTGTCGCCGAGCTGGGCGCTGAGGTTCTTCCAGCCGTCCCAGTCCTCTTCGTTCAGCGGGTCCTCGATCGACACGATCGGGTACGCCGCCACCAGGTCCGCGTAGTACGCGATCATCTCGTCGGCCGACTTCTTGCCGCCCTCGAACGCGTACACGCCGTCGGTGTAGAACTCGCTCGCCGCCACGTCCATGGCCAGCGCGATGTCCTCGCCCGGCTTGAAGCCGGCCCGCTCGATGGCGACCAGGATCAGGTCCAGCGCGTCGCGGTTGCTCGGCAGGTTCGGCGCGAAGCCGCCCTCGTCGCCGAGGCCGGTGGACAGGCCCTTCTCCTTCAGTACCGCCTTCAGCGCGTGGTAGACGGTCGCACCCTGCATCAGGGCGTCCGAGTACGTCGATGCGCCGATCGGGGCGATCATGAACTCCTGCACGTCGACATTGCTGTCCGCGTGCGAGCCACCGTTGAGGATGTTCATCATCGGCACCGGGAGCACGTGCGCGTTCGGGCCGCCGACGTAGCGGTAGAGGTCCAGGCCGGCGCTCTCGGCGGCTGCCTTGGCGACCGCGAGGCTGACGCCGAGGATGGCGTTCGCGCCCAGCTTGGACTTGTTCGGCGTACCGTCCAGGTCGATCAGGGCCTGGTCGATCAGCCGCTGCTCGTGGACGTCGTAGCCGACGATCTCCTTGTCGATGTCCTCCAGGATGGCCGTGATGGCCTTCTGGACACCTTTGCCGCCGTACCGGGACTTGTCCCCGTCACGCAGCTCGACGGCCTCGAACTGGCCGGTGGAAGCTCCCGACGGCACTGCCGCCCGGGAGACGGTGTCGTCGTCGAGGAGAACCTCGACCTCGACAGTGGGGTTACCGCGCGAGTCAAGAATCTCGCGGGCGCCGACGGCCTCGATGGTGGCCACATCTACTCCCTTGTTCACACCTGATGTCAGCCCGAGCCTAGCGGCCAGACCAGTCGGCCCCGTGGACCGCGTCTCCCTTCAGCACTTGGGAGATCGCTTCAGGCGGTACCGACCGGACCAGCAGAACTCCGTTGGGCGCTTGGAAAACCGGCTGATCGAGCTTGGCCGGGTCGATCCCGAGCAGGACGTCGACCCTGGATCGCCTGCCCACATGGCTGTTCGGGCTCGGCGCGAGATGGACGTGAGTACGCCGGCCCGGGTGCAGGCCGGTCCGCAGGATCTCGTCCAGCACTGTCAGGTTCGTACCGTGCCACAGCTGGTCGACGGGCTGAACCGGTCGCCAACTGTTCTCCAAAGCTTCACAGGTGACCTGCATTCCGTCGGCGGAGTGGCCTTGGCAGGCCCGGATCCGGTCCCCGTCGACCTCCAGACGCGCCTTGTCGTTGTGCTCGACGGCTGCTGCGAGGGCAGTACGGTCCATTCTCAGGACTTTGCAGACGTCTTCGATCAACACCCAGCCGTCTGGGGTCATCGCGAGTCCACGGGCGCCTGCCGTGTGTCTGAGCAGTCGGGACAACTGCCTGCTGGCCTGGCTCACGTGACGAAGCGTGTCAGGAGGGTGCGAAGCGTGTCGAGCCTCGCGTCCGTGGGGCGGTTGCGACGGGTGACGACGTAGTAGCGCACCGGCGGGAGGTCTTTGACCGGGATGGTTCGCACAGCTGCCGGCGTACGGACGAATCCGTTGACGACTGCCGGGCCGACGCCGAGACGGACGAAGTGGACCAGGAGAGCCCAGCCTTCCGCCTCCACCGCGACGGTCCAGTCGACGCCGGCGTCGAGCAGGCCGCGCTCAAGTTGCTGCCGATGTGGGCGGGTCTTCGGCGGTACGACGAGAGCCTCGCCCTGCAGGTCCTTCAGCCGGACCGTACGCCGGTCCGCCAGGCGGTGCTCTGGTCGGACCGCGAGCACTTGCGGGTACTGCGTGAGCAGCTCGCACTCGAGGTCGTCGGGCGGGATGGTGAGCGCCGTGACGCCGAAGTCGGCGGTGCCGTCGCGGATTGCGGCGATCGTGGCGTCCGAGTCGGTCGTCATCAGGCGAAGGCCGGGCTCGCGTGCGAGGTACCGGCGGAGGACGTCGCCGATGACGTACAGGTAGGCGCCGGAGCCGGCCGCGAGCACGAGCGGCCGCGGCGGCAGTACGTCGAGCGAGTCGAGGAACGCGGCTGCGCGGGTGCGAGTGTCGTTGGCGAAGGCGGCGAGCTGGTCACCCGTAGCGGTCAGCAACAGGTTGCGACCTTGGCGCTCGTAGAGCTGTTTGCCCAACGTCTGCTCCAGTTTGCGGATCCTGGCGTGCAGCGCCGGCTGGCTGACATGCAGCTCACCGGCCGCGTGGGTGAAGTTCCGATGCTTGGCGAAAACGGCGAACGCTTCCAGGTCCTCGGCCACCAACCGATCAAGAATCATCACCCCAAACTATAGCTTTGGCGTCTATTAATAGTTCTGTCGACATAGTCGCGCCGCCCACGCTTAACCCATGAACAGATTGGGAATCGATATAGGCCGCGTCATCATCAACAGCCCACCCGGCCAAGACACCGCCTTCTTCGGCGGCACCCCGGAGGCCGCCCTCCAAACCCCCGCCGTCCCCGGCGCCTTCGACACCATCCCCCGCCTGGTCGACCTCTTCAACGGCCAAGCCTGGCTCATCTCCAAATGCGGCCCGAGAATCCAGCAACGCTCCCTAGCCTGGCTCCACCACCACAACTTCTTCACCCACACCGGCATCCCCGCCGAAAACGTCCGCTTCTGCCTCCGCCGCCCCGACAAGGCAATCCACTGCGCCGACCTATCCATCACCCACTTCATCGACGACAAGGCCGACGTCCACCAAGCCCTCACCGGCCTAGTCCCCCACCGCTACCTCTTCGGCCCGCAGAAATCCATCCCGGCCGACCTGACCCACACGCCCACCTGGCCCACAGCCGAAGCCGCAATCACAGCCGACCTCGCCAGATACCCGATGGAGCCACAACGGCAATAGAATCAGCCCATGAACGACCGGCTCGGCGACCTGCTGGCAGAGCTCGCGAAGCAACACAGCCCAGCAACCGAGGAAGAACTGGCACGGGCCCGCGCCGAATGGCCCGATCTCCCCGCGAGTGCAATCACCCACCGCAGGCACTTGCGGCGCTCCGGTCGGGGATCGGCTGGCAGGTTATTCGACCGGGAGCGCTAGCCGCCCAAGAACCTGCTAGTGGCCCGTGTCAATTGCTGGTGAACCAGCGGTGGGCGTCGGCTAGGCCGATCTGGTTGCCGTCGGCGGCGGTGAGGCCGGTTTGTACGTTGGTTGAGAGGCGCCAGGCTTCTCCAGGTCGCCGACCGGGGTCTGGGAGAGCTGGTGCACCCGAGCGAGCGTCGTACCGACGGCTTGCTGGTCTTCCGGGGTGGCCAGCAGGGGGTTGCCGCCGACGTACTCCAGTACGGCGAATTGCCGGTCGCCCCAGCGCTCCACCAGATGGCCGTCGCGACTGGGGATCGGTGCGCCGTCGG
This region includes:
- a CDS encoding DUF501 domain-containing protein — protein: MSVTPEDVTAVSEQLGRPARGIRSIAHRCGCGLPDVVETEPRLPDGTPFPTTYYVTCPRLASAIGRLEAEGVMKEMTDRLALDEELAGRYRLAHEDYLRRRALLGDVPEVDGISAGGMPTRVKCLHVLVGHSLAAGPGVNPLGDEALAMLPDWGRRGPCV
- a CDS encoding FtsB family cell division protein — encoded protein: MLLVLGALIVSYAQSLRVWFDQHQQISSLQQEIKDRETRVDQLGDEVERWNDDAYVKAQARQRLGWVMPGEVGYRVIGADGKPVGAPPEPAGPADPHADPQKPTWYTKLWGSVEGAGNPPAPAKPATPKPTPKPVLTAPPKGSR
- the eno gene encoding phosphopyruvate hydratase → MATIEAVGAREILDSRGNPTVEVEVLLDDDTVSRAAVPSGASTGQFEAVELRDGDKSRYGGKGVQKAITAILEDIDKEIVGYDVHEQRLIDQALIDLDGTPNKSKLGANAILGVSLAVAKAAAESAGLDLYRYVGGPNAHVLPVPMMNILNGGSHADSNVDVQEFMIAPIGASTYSDALMQGATVYHALKAVLKEKGLSTGLGDEGGFAPNLPSNRDALDLILVAIERAGFKPGEDIALAMDVAASEFYTDGVYAFEGGKKSADEMIAYYADLVAAYPIVSIEDPLNEEDWDGWKNLSAQLGDKIQVVGDDLFVTQVERLQRGIDEKAANALLVKVNQIGSLTETLDAVDLAHRNGFACMMSHRSGETEDTTIADLAVATNCGQIKSGAPARSDRTAKYNQLLRIEEELDDAARYAGRSAFPRFKG
- a CDS encoding RNA 2'-phosphotransferase encodes the protein MSQASRQLSRLLRHTAGARGLAMTPDGWVLIEDVCKVLRMDRTALAAAVEHNDKARLEVDGDRIRACQGHSADGMQVTCEALENSWRPVQPVDQLWHGTNLTVLDEILRTGLHPGRRTHVHLAPSPNSHVGRRSRVDVLLGIDPAKLDQPVFQAPNGVLLVRSVPPEAISQVLKGDAVHGADWSGR
- a CDS encoding LysR family transcriptional regulator codes for the protein MILDRLVAEDLEAFAVFAKHRNFTHAAGELHVSQPALHARIRKLEQTLGKQLYERQGRNLLLTATGDQLAAFANDTRTRAAAFLDSLDVLPPRPLVLAAGSGAYLYVIGDVLRRYLAREPGLRLMTTDSDATIAAIRDGTADFGVTALTIPPDDLECELLTQYPQVLAVRPEHRLADRRTVRLKDLQGEALVVPPKTRPHRQQLERGLLDAGVDWTVAVEAEGWALLVHFVRLGVGPAVVNGFVRTPAAVRTIPVKDLPPVRYYVVTRRNRPTDARLDTLRTLLTRFVT